A single window of Treponema denticola ATCC 35405 DNA harbors:
- a CDS encoding FKBP-type peptidyl-prolyl cis-trans isomerase, whose amino-acid sequence MKFIKNFTLILCCACLFFAFTSCKDKKAETEVPSENNAADEKEKISVTEEEVGYAFGVIIAQSAKQDGIKLNPKHILKGYNEAMAKDFKETGLQDAQTVLNKAFKMAQIEKAAKALEEANAFLEKNKAKEGVVVTESGLQYEVLSKGKEDFYPTANDEVEVNYIGKLIDESVFDDSYKSGSSVKIQLSRVIPGWKEGLQLMSQDAKFRLYVPPALAYGEQGITQGNTVIIPPNAVLIFDIELVNILPQK is encoded by the coding sequence ATGAAATTTATTAAAAATTTTACTCTTATTTTATGTTGTGCCTGCTTGTTTTTTGCGTTTACATCCTGTAAGGACAAAAAAGCGGAAACGGAAGTTCCTTCCGAAAACAATGCAGCCGATGAAAAGGAAAAAATTTCGGTAACCGAGGAAGAGGTAGGCTATGCCTTCGGCGTTATCATCGCACAAAGTGCAAAGCAAGACGGTATAAAACTCAACCCCAAGCACATTTTAAAGGGCTATAATGAAGCAATGGCTAAGGATTTTAAAGAAACAGGACTTCAGGATGCTCAGACGGTTTTAAATAAGGCCTTTAAAATGGCTCAGATAGAAAAGGCTGCAAAGGCTCTTGAAGAAGCTAATGCCTTTTTGGAAAAAAACAAGGCTAAAGAGGGTGTTGTAGTTACCGAATCCGGTTTGCAGTATGAGGTGCTTTCAAAGGGGAAGGAAGATTTCTATCCTACAGCAAATGATGAAGTTGAAGTCAACTATATCGGAAAACTTATAGACGAAAGTGTTTTTGACGATTCATATAAAAGCGGTTCAAGCGTAAAAATCCAGTTATCAAGGGTGATCCCCGGCTGGAAAGAAGGCTTACAGTTGATGAGCCAGGATGCAAAATTCAGACTTTATGTTCCGCCGGCATTGGCTTACGGAGAACAGGGTATTACTCAGGGCAATACGGTTATAATTCCCCCCAATGCTGTTTTGATTTTTGACATTGAGTTGGTAAATATCTTACCCCAAAAGTAG
- a CDS encoding nucleoside kinase — protein sequence MASFKITFPDGTQKEFVNPVSARELVQYFPACPAPIVGIKVNNLVVPLNKTIDVQSNIEPVTLADREGSNFYRRTLCLILAAAAKELYPGLRLLMGHSLDYGYYYTLEGKNSSKVDFKAIKAKMDEMVAQDMPIDTRWLSYEEALEKFEHSNQPETHRLLNYTSKPRILINRLGSYEDLYFQPLMDRIGEVKVFDVMPYEDGFLLRFPRTSSPTKLSEFKDIPHLFEIYKEYKQWGKLVGVSSVGQLNDLITSRKIKDYVEITEILQNNKLAEIAKKITAKKTARVILIAGPSSSGKTTSAKKLSMQLKVLGYVPKVISLDDFYLGIAKAPKKEDGRPDFECVEALDIELLNDVLLRLFNGETVEMPSYDFKVSARRPEGKMFTPEQNTIFILEGIHALNNKLTAKIDESLKFKVYLSALTQLNLDDHNRIPTSDNRLIRRIVRDAQFRGSPAARTIGMWGDVRSGESKYIFPFQGNADAVFNTALDYELSVLKVYAEPLLKAVKPNQKEYNEASRLLTFLGNFLPLPASFVHGQSILREFIGDSDFSYS from the coding sequence ATGGCTTCATTTAAAATAACTTTTCCTGACGGAACTCAAAAAGAATTTGTTAATCCGGTGTCGGCGCGTGAGCTGGTACAATATTTTCCGGCCTGCCCTGCTCCTATAGTAGGCATAAAGGTAAACAATTTGGTAGTACCCTTAAATAAAACCATCGATGTACAATCCAATATAGAACCGGTAACCTTAGCCGACCGAGAAGGCTCAAATTTTTACCGAAGAACTCTCTGCCTGATTTTAGCTGCTGCAGCAAAAGAACTCTACCCCGGCTTAAGGCTTTTAATGGGACACAGCCTGGATTACGGCTATTATTACACCCTTGAAGGAAAAAATTCAAGTAAGGTGGATTTTAAGGCTATAAAGGCAAAAATGGATGAAATGGTAGCTCAAGACATGCCTATCGATACCCGCTGGCTTTCCTACGAGGAAGCCTTGGAAAAATTCGAACACTCAAATCAACCCGAAACCCATAGACTTTTAAACTACACGAGTAAACCCCGAATTTTAATAAACCGTTTAGGCAGCTATGAAGATCTCTATTTTCAACCCCTTATGGATAGAATAGGTGAAGTCAAGGTCTTTGATGTAATGCCCTATGAAGACGGCTTTTTACTCAGGTTTCCGAGGACATCATCTCCTACAAAGCTCTCGGAATTTAAAGACATTCCCCATCTTTTTGAAATTTATAAAGAATATAAACAATGGGGAAAACTTGTAGGCGTTTCATCGGTGGGTCAGTTGAACGACTTAATTACCTCAAGAAAAATAAAAGACTATGTAGAAATTACCGAGATACTTCAAAACAATAAACTTGCCGAAATAGCAAAAAAAATAACGGCTAAAAAAACCGCAAGGGTAATACTGATAGCAGGCCCTTCAAGTTCCGGAAAAACCACTTCGGCTAAAAAACTTTCAATGCAGCTTAAGGTTCTTGGGTATGTACCTAAGGTTATAAGCCTTGACGATTTTTATCTGGGTATTGCTAAAGCACCGAAAAAAGAAGACGGAAGGCCCGACTTTGAATGTGTTGAGGCTCTGGACATTGAGCTCTTAAACGATGTCCTTCTCCGTCTATTCAATGGTGAAACAGTCGAAATGCCTTCCTACGATTTTAAGGTAAGTGCCCGCAGACCTGAAGGTAAGATGTTTACCCCTGAACAAAACACAATCTTTATACTTGAAGGAATCCATGCTCTGAACAATAAGCTTACGGCAAAAATAGACGAGTCATTAAAATTTAAGGTCTACCTTTCGGCTCTCACCCAGCTTAATTTGGATGACCATAACCGCATCCCTACATCGGATAACAGACTTATAAGACGCATAGTCCGAGATGCCCAGTTTAGAGGAAGCCCTGCAGCAAGAACAATAGGAATGTGGGGCGACGTAAGAAGCGGAGAATCAAAATATATTTTCCCATTCCAAGGAAATGCCGATGCTGTCTTTAACACGGCCCTGGACTATGAGCTTTCAGTCTTAAAGGTTTATGCAGAACCGCTTTTAAAGGCGGTAAAGCCGAACCAAAAGGAATACAACGAAGCGTCGAGGCTGTTAACCTTTTTAGGAAACTTTCTACCGCTTCCGGCCAGCTTTGTACACGGACAATCCATATTGCGCGAATTTATCGGAGACAGCGACTTTTCGTACAGCTAA
- a CDS encoding CarD family transcriptional regulator: MSKKFVFSAKEVVVYPGQGVGTITDITKKEIAGEVIDYYVIYLSDSDMTVLVPITGIDNLGIRRIVTKAEAEAALKFLSEDFEPIPIDWKARYQMNMDLFKSGKILDTGSVVRSLYQRSKTKELPIQERKLYDSAYRIFQDEIAAALKMTKTEVEAAIHLHLEPLGGPIEKFKDDYDDDDLIANDDERLDDDDMDEDDIEDSDMYEDD; this comes from the coding sequence ATGAGTAAGAAATTTGTTTTTTCAGCAAAAGAAGTTGTCGTTTACCCGGGTCAGGGCGTCGGTACTATCACGGATATTACCAAAAAAGAGATAGCCGGAGAAGTCATTGACTATTATGTTATTTATCTGTCCGATTCGGATATGACGGTCTTAGTCCCTATTACCGGAATCGATAATCTGGGAATAAGGCGTATAGTAACAAAGGCAGAAGCTGAAGCCGCCCTCAAATTCCTATCCGAAGATTTTGAACCTATCCCGATAGATTGGAAGGCCCGCTATCAAATGAATATGGACCTATTTAAAAGCGGAAAAATCTTGGACACAGGCTCGGTCGTACGCTCCCTCTACCAACGCAGCAAAACAAAGGAGCTTCCCATTCAGGAAAGAAAGCTCTATGACTCAGCCTATAGAATTTTTCAAGACGAAATAGCAGCGGCATTAAAGATGACAAAAACCGAAGTAGAGGCAGCTATACACTTACACCTTGAACCGCTAGGCGGCCCAATCGAAAAATTCAAGGATGACTATGACGACGACGATTTAATCGCAAATGATGATGAAAGACTTGATGATGACGATATGGATGAAGACGACATAGAAGACTCGGATATGTATGAGGACGATTAA
- a CDS encoding IspD/TarI family cytidylyltransferase — MRTIKSLGFAAVITAAGKSQRMNLDTKKEYLRLPEYGEGVTVLSECLLKFLQTKLFEVIVVTVPAKDISDANNLIFNDKRIEKALLKKNTKIIFTAGADTRQTSVFKALAKLGELKEKKEADFNFVLIHDGARPWVSPELIKRVSDEVSKREAVIPGYQAVDTQKIADKSGKITQHLKRSSVYSVQTPQGFDFEKILAAHKQALENGKEYTDDSEIYGEFAGDVFICTGEVSNKKITFKEDIK, encoded by the coding sequence ATGAGGACGATTAAAAGTTTAGGCTTTGCCGCCGTAATAACTGCAGCAGGCAAATCCCAACGAATGAATTTAGATACAAAAAAAGAATATTTAAGATTACCTGAATACGGAGAGGGCGTTACGGTTCTCTCCGAATGCCTTTTAAAATTTTTACAAACAAAGCTGTTTGAAGTCATAGTTGTTACTGTTCCTGCCAAAGATATTTCGGACGCAAATAATTTAATCTTCAACGATAAAAGAATTGAAAAAGCTCTGCTTAAAAAAAATACAAAAATAATCTTTACGGCAGGTGCCGATACAAGACAGACTTCCGTCTTTAAAGCCCTTGCTAAACTCGGCGAGCTTAAAGAAAAAAAAGAAGCCGATTTTAACTTTGTATTAATCCATGACGGAGCCCGCCCCTGGGTCAGCCCTGAGCTTATAAAACGAGTCTCCGATGAGGTAAGCAAGCGGGAGGCGGTAATCCCCGGCTACCAAGCCGTTGATACACAAAAAATCGCCGATAAATCCGGTAAAATAACCCAACACTTAAAAAGGAGTTCCGTATATTCGGTACAGACCCCTCAAGGATTCGACTTTGAAAAGATACTGGCAGCTCATAAACAAGCCCTAGAAAACGGAAAAGAATATACAGACGACAGCGAAATTTATGGAGAATTTGCCGGAGACGTTTTTATCTGCACGGGAGAAGTATCCAACAAAAAAATAACTTTTAAGGAAGATATAAAATGA
- the ispF gene encoding 2-C-methyl-D-erythritol 2,4-cyclodiphosphate synthase, translated as MRTGLGYDLHRLVRGKKLMMGGVHIPFKKGEKAHSDGDVLLHAITDALLGACGMGDIGEFFPPSDKKWKDANSSELLSTVWERISEAGWKIQNIDCVIIIEEPKILPFREEIRKSIAGILKIEKEQIFIKAKTGEGIGIIGRGKAVAALASCLIFCRHTQE; from the coding sequence ATGAGAACAGGCCTAGGCTACGACTTACACCGCTTAGTCAGAGGAAAAAAACTTATGATGGGAGGCGTTCATATTCCTTTTAAAAAAGGTGAAAAAGCCCACTCGGATGGAGATGTCCTCCTTCATGCTATTACAGATGCCCTCCTTGGAGCCTGCGGAATGGGAGACATAGGAGAATTTTTCCCGCCGAGCGATAAAAAGTGGAAAGATGCAAATTCGTCAGAACTTTTATCAACAGTATGGGAAAGAATAAGCGAAGCAGGATGGAAGATTCAAAACATTGACTGCGTAATAATAATCGAAGAACCAAAGATTCTCCCCTTCAGAGAAGAAATAAGAAAATCGATAGCCGGAATTTTAAAAATAGAAAAAGAGCAAATTTTTATAAAAGCAAAAACCGGAGAAGGCATAGGAATAATAGGAAGAGGCAAGGCCGTTGCCGCCCTTGCCTCATGCCTTATCTTTTGTCGGCATACTCAAGAATAA